The following is a genomic window from Bacteroidia bacterium.
CGGTGATCGCCCGTACGCTGCTTCCCATCTGCATGGCAATGCAATCTTTCGAGTTGCCGAGTTCCTTGCGCATGAATTTCAGCCAATGCGCGAGTCGCCGCGGATGCTCGGCATCGCGGCAGTCGCGCAGGAATGACTCCTCCGTGCCGGTCGGAATTTCGTCATCGTAGATTGGCTGCCCCGTGTGGTCGACACAGATCATTCGGCGCGACGCATCCTCGTCGTCCGCATCGTGACGCGCCGGCGCCTCGGTGTCCGGATTGACGTGTTCATCCATGATATTCCCCTTGTACTATGTTGAACTGCCCCCGCAACTCCCGCGGGGATTCTGAAAACATACGCATGCCGAGTCGCCACTTCAAGGTAATTGCGTATACCTCATGGAGCGGGGAATGACAGTATCTTTCACGGGAGATTGCGCGCGACACCGGACATGGTACTCCTGCCGCAAGGGATGTCCGCGGAACGATGCAGCAGTTATCGTTGCCGCCGCGCGCACTTCCCGCGCCTTTCAGACCTACTCCTTGACAATGTCCGCATCGCGTGGCATATTGGCGCAATACGCAGAATGGCTCCCGGGCAACGAACCTGGTAAACAGCCGTGGCAACGTCCCGGGTTGCGCATCCGTGTTACATGGAGGCCGCAATGCAATTGTACGCACCTTCCCGCCCGACACGCGGGCATCATCCCTTGCGCACGCTCCCCGCGACAAAAGTCCTTCTCCTCGTTCCCGCTCTCCTGCTCGCCCTCACCACCCTGCCGTGTGCGGCGCAGACAGTGTTGGTCGATTTCGGTGCATCGGCGGGAGCCAACAGTTTCGGGCTCGCCGGCTGGAATACTCTCCTGAAAAGCTCGTCCGTGAACTACACTTCGGATGGTCCCGCCGGGCTTGTCGCCGATGCGTCCGCCGATGAGTATGCGGACTATCAGGGCGTTCGCGGTCAGGCACGCCAATTCCGGACAAGTGAACGCGTGCTCGTAACCTGGTACAATCGTTCGGATCAACATATCCGCTTTACCTCCCGCATAAGTTTTACCGATGCAGACGAAGCGGACGGCGGGAATTCGCACGGTCGCTGGTACACCATGCGCAGCGCGGCGCAGTATCGCGATACATGGACGGAGATCGGTCCCGGTGAAACCGCTCAGACCATGTTCGCGATACGCAATACCGGTGTGCATAAAACAGACAGCGTTTACGGGCTTGTCAACATCAATCTCGCCGTCGAGTGGGGCATGAGCGACCTCAAGCAGCACCTGGTCTGCAGCAGCATCGAACTGCGGGATGATGCCGACACACAGGCGCCGGCCGCACCCTCAGGCTTGCGTGTGAGCGACGCGACGGATTCCAAAATCCGGCTTACATGGGATGTGCCATCAGACAATACCGGCGTGTACGATTATCTCGTGTACCTGAACGGCGAAATAGAAGGCTACAGCAGAGAAAATGGCTATACCTGCGTCTATCTGGAATCGGACACGGAGTATCGTCTGTCGGTGACGGCACGGGATATCATGCTCAACGAAAGTCCGGCGTCAACGGCAGTAACCACACGTACACAGCCGTACACGGTGAAAGCCACCGTTGTTGCGCCTTCGGGCGTGCACTATCTCGGCGCGTTGCGTCTGCCTGAAGAATTCTCCTGGGGCGGCGAGGCGGTGGCGTATTATCCCGACGGCGACGGCGGCCCGTCGGGAAGCGGCGCCTCGGACGGTTTCGCCGGATCGTTGTTCGTGACTGATGTAAATCAACCCGAGCATGGACACGTCGGTGAGGTTGGCATTCCCGCGCCGAGCGTCATCGGAAGCAGTGATATCTCTCTCCTGCCGCTTGCCCCGATACTCCGCTCGCCTGTGAACATTCGTCCTCCCTCGATCGATGCCTGGGACTTTGTCGACATCTGGCGTACCGGCCTGGAATATCGTGCAAGCGAAAAGCGTCTGTACAGTTCCTGGAGTGTGCATTATACCGTGACGGGCGAA
Proteins encoded in this region:
- a CDS encoding fibronectin type III domain-containing protein — encoded protein: MQLYAPSRPTRGHHPLRTLPATKVLLLVPALLLALTTLPCAAQTVLVDFGASAGANSFGLAGWNTLLKSSSVNYTSDGPAGLVADASADEYADYQGVRGQARQFRTSERVLVTWYNRSDQHIRFTSRISFTDADEADGGNSHGRWYTMRSAAQYRDTWTEIGPGETAQTMFAIRNTGVHKTDSVYGLVNINLAVEWGMSDLKQHLVCSSIELRDDADTQAPAAPSGLRVSDATDSKIRLTWDVPSDNTGVYDYLVYLNGEIEGYSRENGYTCVYLESDTEYRLSVTARDIMLNESPASTAVTTRTQPYTVKATVVAPSGVHYLGALRLPEEFSWGGEAVAYYPDGDGGPSGSGASDGFAGSLFVTDVNQPEHGHVGEVGIPAPSVIGSSDISLLPLAPILRSPVNIRPPSIDAWDFVDIWRTGLEYRASEKRLYSSWSVHYTVTGEKHAGLSCTNVDGMASAARYGPWYLGNPATPPIDAQFADYLFSLPETWANAHTAGRSMVVGRARDGGLSGLGPTLYAFAPVGNTPPAANTAVQFTTLLEYGSVEGTDNYHFPDAIDGYKHSDEWRGACWIGAGTQAAVAVIGRKAHGDNWYGYHGERMPHDWIIADVPYYAFDDTDPDGKGWRAHRLRPMMLFFDPADLADVAAGTLPSHLPQPYAAIRFDEARFFGSAREIFSTTYDAQRSLLFLTEFVREHDGALVVHVYRINAVAVGVAEESRPKTPEVFSAPNPFQSSTDITLTLPRPADVLLCVYDMLGRRVAVLKSDRYPAGSHRVRFNAAEQGLAGGCYIAVLSVDGALFSRRLVYSK